Within Homo sapiens chromosome 2, GRCh38.p14 Primary Assembly, the genomic segment TTGATGAAGCTTGTCAaattcttctttaatttcatCGTAACGATTCCTTCCGTGGCCTGGCACTTCTTTATCTGGGACTGAAAGAGTTTTGCTGGGTGACACTGACTTTCTAAATATTCCAGAACTATTTCCCTGAACGTGAAGGTCAGATGTCTGCTGCGGGCGAGTTGCGCTGTGTGTGGGGTTGGTCTTTGGAAGTGATGAAGATGAATCGCTCTTGGGCAGGCACCTACCTGCTTCCAGAGATCTTTTGCCTAGGTTTTCAAAAGCCTCACTTAaactttttgcttttgctttgctgGAAGGTAAACTCAGCCTGCGGGTTTCTAAGCCCTGAAGGCCACCAGGACTCGCAGGACCCCCTCTGTACATGTTCATGGCCCAGGAGTCCGGGAGGCACATCCGGCGAGGCTGGTTCCTGGGACTCAGGCAATATTCCCGATGAAGCTGATCAAATCGGATTTCAATCTCCCTCTGACGGTTCTCTCCATGGCCCTGTCGTATTGTTGGTCTGGAAACTATTTTTACAGgagaaattaaccattttaatgtCCTAAATCTATTTTCCTCATCAAGATTATATGTTGCACTGGAGTCGAAGTAAATCAAGGAAGAATACTTCGAGGGTGTCACTTTGCGCTCCTTCCAACTTGGATCTAACTTATGGATTTGGGGTCTGTTGACTTCAAGAAAAGCTTTTTCCAATTTTAAACCTGTCTTACGGCAAGAAACATCTAATACGTTCTTGCAATCTCTTAATGCCCCTGTCCCTTTCACAGGCTCAGAGCAGGGTATGAAGTTCTCCTTGGAGCTCCTCTGAGAACGTCTGGCTCCTTTGCAATATGTTTTGTTCATCCTGCTCTTATATCTGTGCCTCCTCCTGGAGTTCCAGTTTTGCATGATGAACGTTTTGGTGGAGATGATGCTTGATGGCTTTGTGCTCAACAGCCGGCTCATGGAGTGCAGCATCCCTGCGTACAGGTCACTGATGGTCACATTGCAAATGTCATCATCTTCAAAGGGCTGGCTGCTTAAGAAGCTGCTGCTACTGGTCTCTTGTAGGGAGAGGCTGTCATTTCTAGGTACTAAGGCCATGTCTGTGGAGGAAGGATGCAAAGGATCCCATTCTCTGGGAGATGAAGCTGGTTTCGCTGGGTCACCAGGACTCTTTCTGGAGATACGACTGCAGTATCCTGGGAGAAAAGATACACATAAAGTAAAGGTGTGTTACCATTCTAAACCATCCATGTGCACAGATGACAGAACTTAAGATTGGATCAGGACTATGTTTTTTTaagcaatagcaaaaacaaaaacaccacaaaTGTGTAGGAGTAGACTCTTCTCAGAGATATTTTTTGGTATCAAAATTTGATTTCTACTCTCCATCGTACATTTCCCAAAGGTGTCTTCCTTTCCCTCTAGGCTGTTTAGAAGATGGATGCCTTTTCAAAAGCTAATTAGAAACTGAAAAATGACAACACTGTTTACCTACATGGATGGGAAGGGGTGTAAGACTTCTAAACAAACCTCTTCATATAGCTTTGACTTTTGCATCATGTAAATgtttcctatatttaaaaaaaaaaaaccaacagtgATGGGAAAAAACCATAAAAttgaacacaaacaaaaaaaaaatctgtatgttaaattgataaagagaaaaaaaaagagtccaaataCTCTGAGTGTCTGCCTCTTAAAGAGATATTGTCTAAGGATAAAAAGAGCTGCTTGGAAATTTTCAAGCTTATTTAGTAGATGGTTGTGAAGAGTGGTAGCAGGTGCTGCAATGCTAGAGTTATTTTATGCTGTACAATTGACCAGATGAGCACGTGTTAACTCACTGCGGCTGGTGAGAACTGGGAGAGGCAGATATGGCATCAGGGCAGGGGTGAAGAAGTGCTCAAAAACGCATGTCGTTGCACTACACGACACAAAAGCCAGCCTGAAAGGGGCTCCCTGACAGCTAAATCTGGGGTTACTTGAGCGTCAAATTGCATACCGGCAATGGATTATAACATGTGAATCAAAGAACAAAAAGACTCCATGAATTCCTACtgatcctaaaaaataaaaataaaataaatcaaagcatGAGAGGGAACTACAGGAAgcaaaaaaaagaaccagaggGGAGATAGCTCTTTTGAGCAGAATAATGCCAACTGACGTGTGCCAAGGAACGGCAGAGACAGAAACAACCTGGGCGGGGACCTCCACCCAGGCGATCCGCATTGCTGGCTTCTAAGTCACTGGGTGAGAAGCTTTTAGAGAAAAGGTTCCTAGGAGATCTCAAAGAATCACACATAGATGACTCCAGGGAAAAAGGGCCTGTCGCAATGAGAAACATCGAAGTAAGGTCTTACCTTAACTCAATGACCAGCCTAAAAGTCACCAAGAATGGGACAGACTGACCAAATGTTCTGAGAGGACACGTCATCCCTGTAGTAATTTTGCCAAAAATGTTTAACGTGAACCTAACCACGAGGAAGCAATCAGGTCCAAATTCAGGGACATTCTGCAAAATTACTGGCCTGTGCTATTCAAGAAAGGCAATAATATGAAAGGTGACCATGAGGGAGAAAATGCCAAGGAGCCGCTCTTGATGGAGGGAGACTAAACGCAACGGTGGTACCAGCCTGAGTGGGTCCGGAAACGATCAGGCAAACCAGAAAGGCTGCAAAGGACGTCACTGGCACAATGGGTAGAACAGTACCGCATCAATGTTCAATTTCTGGCCTGTGTTAAGCGTACTGTAGTCATAAAGGAGAATTAGCCGATTTTTGGAGGTATGTGTGAGGCATTTAGGGATAAATGCATacacaaatgcaaataaatacacactgtgtgtgcacgtgtgtggcAGGGGGTGATAACGCAGATATGACAACATGTTAATTGTGAAACAAGTGAAGGGTGTTCACTGTACTAGTCCTGTGCTTCTGGAGATGCAAAACTTTTCAAGCTAGTAAACTGGAATAAAGAGCAGACGTGGAGGAGAAAACAGCTCATTTTGAAACATCTTAATCTTCCAGTGAAATCCAAGTATATCTCTAACAAGTTATGTTGATGAAACACACCAGGAAATGATGGCGTGGCCAGTATGAGCAGCTCTGAGGGGCCACGCAGCTCCAACAAAAGTGAAGGAAACACGCACTGTTCATACAGTTTCTATGTCACACTCACCGGGGGCAGGCACGGCAGGTGAGGCCAGTGAAGGCAGCGGAGTCACACGTACATCCCTTCCAGCTCTGTTACCTGCACACTGAAATCAGAGCCAGTGGTTACAAGAAAAAAGTTGCCAGGTGTCAACTGGGTGCAAGGAGCTGGGTTCTCCCCTGACGATGCGGACTGTGCATCTTAGCACAGCCATGTCGACAAGCGTGTGAATGTGGTGACAGTGGCCAGCTAGGCTTCGGGCAGTGGGAAGAAAATATGTCCTACTAAGATCTGGACAGTTGATGTGGTCTCCAGGATAGCTTCCAGCCACAGTCACCACTCACCTGCCAGTAACTTCTTACCCCAGGGGCGCTGGTAGCTTTCTTTGTCTAGCATTATACTCAGACCACAAGAACACCTAGGGGCCAACCGGACGGTGGACAAAGAAGACCCAGTAGATCCGTTCGTTCCTAACCCTAATCTGTTCCCTGGATCAACACAGCAACCAAGAGGACACCACTTGCTGCCTTGGGTTAAAGGAAAAAGCATTTCAGGTACATCCACTAAGTCGGTGGTCCACAAATACAGGCTTTCCGCTGGTCAGCAGCACAGTAAGAAAACACATACACCCCTGTGAGATTGCTGCCTTTTTCTGGAGATGAATTCTTATTCTGCAATGTGTACTTCCTAAGTATTTGGTGTTGCAATGTCCTTTATTCTATGGCAGAGGGCACTGACCTTAAGAGAGGGGTTGGCAGGTGAGTGTGCCCACCTCTCATGCCATCACATCCCCCCCCTCCCAACATGACCTCTCAGCAGGCGGGACAGGTGCCAAGGGTCAGCCTCCTCACCTTGCAGCTGATTCTAGCCTGATCGCACCAGGGAATGTGGGGACTATTGCTTCCCTAACTATGCAGCTTCAAATCCTGGTCCAGAGGTCAGGGCTGCTCTTAAGAGTCCCGTGTGTGGccccaatagatttttttttttttgagatagagtcttgctctatcaccctggctggagcacagtggcacaatctcagctcactgcaacctccgcctcctgggttcaagcgattatcctgccttagcctcccaagtagctgggattacaagcacgcaccaccacacccagctaatttttctatttttagtagagatgagatttcaccatgttggccaggctggtctcaaactcctgacctcaagtgacccacctgccttggcctctcaaagtgctgggattacagacatgagccactgtgcctggctgccccACTAGATTTTTCTGTGAGTTGCCCCAGAACAGTGGGCAGAGCACCCCTGCCAGGGCTCCCACCTTCCTGATGGCGCTGCCCTGGGGGACCTGGAGTGTTTATTCAAGAAGAGCAAGTATGTCAGCATGTGAATAAAACAATTTGGAAATCATTACTTCAAATGCTCTTTATGGGTTctgtagaaaaaacaaaaagcataataACACTGTACCTCAATGTATTTAGTTTATGAtctaattatataaaaacaaacaactggGAAACAGATTACCTCAAAATACTCTGCACCTTGTAGCAGTATATCCACTTGGGTCAAGTATTTCcttcttaattcatttttcaaaGGGCTTTGAGGCACTGCAGGCTGATCAAAAAAGAGAAGTCAGAATTTTTAAGAGCTTCTGAGTATAGCTGACCTTTTGGCTTCTGGAACAAACTGGCAAGCTCATTAATGTACAAATCTTTACATGATCCTACTCAAAGTCACTTTCACCTCCATGATGTTATTCAAAGTCACTTTTTCACTTCCTGCTATGTTAATAATccaaaagaatgtaaaaagacacacacacacaaaaaaaccatgTCTAGAGAAGTTTATGACAGCATTGCtagaccaggaaaaaaaaaatctgaatattcaTAGGTGAGTTCAGGACTCAACTACTGGTAATAACTTCAAACTGGTAAGTTTATAAGAAATTCAGTGctcctggctgggtgtgatgggtcatgcctgtaatcccagcactttaggaggctgaggcaggtggatcacttgaggccaggagttcgagaccagcctggccaacatggtgaaagtccatctctactacaatacaaaaattagctgggcatggtggtgggcgcctgtagtcccagctacttgggaggctgaggcaggagaatcgcttgaacccaggaagtagaggttgcagtgagctgagattgccccaccgcactccagcctgggtgacagagtgaaactccatctcaaaagaaccaaaaacaaaaacagaaattcagTGCTCCAGCTCAGGAGGCTCTCCTACCCCTCCCCTGCTAGACACTGGAAATAGAGGGCGTCACCCTCTATCCTCTGCTGAGTGGGGCTGGCACTTTGGTTCTTGACTCTTGGTACCACCCACTTCCCCTTTGTTCCAATCCCTACACAATCTCTCAGTGAGCATCCACTTTCTTCCCCAGGACCACGGCCTTTTTCTTAGTCACTGAAAGTCACACATGGGTGCGTGGGAAACCCTCTGCACAAAAGTAGCAATTTTAGAGGAAAACCATGCATCAGGTATTCTGGCAGGCAACAGAGTGTGACACGGGGGCCAGGAAAGATGCTGGAGCTGGTTAAGCTCTGTGTAAATTCGCATCTATCCCAACCAAGGAGGATAAGAAGCACATCCCATAAGAAAACGGGTGGTTTCTGTGACCCAGGGGGCACTCTgggaaacagacatatagatgaCACTTACTGTTTGGGTTAGTGACGGCTGCCCAATGAGGCGACCTTGTGACTTGGGGCATTTGAGGACAGACCTGGAAATACTCCCTAGAACACCTCTCTTTTTACCCTGCCCCTGTAGGGGAGACTGACCGAGAGCCCAGCTTTCCTGTCGTGTGCTCATCCAGGCAGATGGCGCCCTGCCAACCACACTGACAGCTTTATCTGCAGAGTGAAAATCATCGTGAATCAGGCTTGCACTGGGGGTAGAACTGGCTGCCAGGTGCTAGACTGAGAGGAGGGCCTTACCGCTGAAGGGAATCGACACGAGGAAATCCGAGACTTGGAAGTAGCAAAAGCCAGCCTCAGGAGAGGACTTCCAGAAAAGTGCAGGCAGCGCTGCCCGCCTCAGGCCACATGGGCTTTGATGGACCCCTGAGCCCCCAAGCGCCCCCTCTGTCCATTCATTACTAAAGGCAGCACTTACTGCTAAGGCCCAAGCAACTGACTCTTCCTGGTCTGACGTGGCATCGACCTCACCGCTTTTTGAATCTAAAAGTCAAACAAGTAAATCTCAATCAGGATTTTCAGGAAGGAGTGCATTTTCCTCTCAAGGATGGTTTTGGCATCACTTCGAGTAAGTTGTACAGTAAAAATCCCCATTGCTTCAAGGGTGCACCCACTGGAGCCATCTACGGCTGCCCGTGGTTCTTAGTAACCCAGAGAACCCCTAGAATGGGAAACTGCCTGGGGCCATGGAGTGAGGAAAGGCAGATTCTGCACCACCTCCAGCTTTCCATGGCCTCTGAGCCTGGAAGTTGAGACGCTCAAGCCCAGCACTGCTCGACAGAACTTCCGGTGACCATGGAAAGTTCTCTGCCTGCTGTCCTAGGCCAGCCACTAGCCACACCGGGCTACTGAACAGCTGGGATGTGGCCAGTAAGGCTGAGgaaatggattttaaattttatttcactttcaacTAATTTAAATATCATCCAGAGAGGGCTGGTGGGTGCCATACTGGGCAGTACATCTATCAAATAACTATTTCCTGTGATTTCAAGCGGTTGGGGAAATTCATGGACCTAAGGATTTATAGTTAAAATCTGGATTAATAGCAGTAAACACATAGCACCACAGGTAAATAT encodes:
- the HJURP gene encoding Holliday junction recognition protein isoform b (isoform b is encoded by transcript variant 2); its protein translation is MLGTLRAMEGEDVEDDQLLQKLRASRRRFQRRMQRLIEKYNQPFEDTPVVQMATLTYETPQGLRIWGGRLIKERNEGEIQPAVPQSPLKNELRRKYLTQVDILLQGAEYFECAGNRAGRDVRVTPLPSLASPAVPAPGYCSRISRKSPGDPAKPASSPREWDPLHPSSTDMALVPRNDSLSLQETSSSSFLSSQPFEDDDICNVTISDLYAGMLHSMSRLLSTKPSSIISTKTFIMQNWNSRRRHRYKSRMNKTYCKGARRSQRSSKENFIPCSEPVKGTGALRDCKNVLDVSCRKTGLKLEKAFLEVNRPQIHKLDPSWKERKVTPSKYSSLIYFDSSATYNLDEENRFRTLKWLISPVKIVSRPTIRQGHGENRQREIEIRFDQLHREYCLSPRNQPRRMCLPDSWAMNMYRGGPASPGGLQGLETRRLSLPSSKAKAKSLSEAFENLGKRSLEAGRCLPKSDSSSSLPKTNPTHSATRPQQTSDLHVQGNSSGIFRKSVSPSKTLSVPDKEVPGHGRNRYDEIKEEFDKLHQKYCLKSPGQMTVPLCIGVSTDKASMEVRYQTEGFLGKLNPDPHFQGFQKLPSSPLGCRKSLLGSTAIEAPSSTCVARAITRDGTRDHQFPAKRPRLSEPQGSGRQGNSLGASDGVDNTVRPGDQGSSSQPNSEERGENTSYRMEEKSDFMLEKLETKSV
- the HJURP gene encoding Holliday junction recognition protein isoform a (isoform a is encoded by transcript variant 1), which encodes MLGTLRAMEGEDVEDDQLLQKLRASRRRFQRRMQRLIEKYNQPFEDTPVVQMATLTYETPQGLRIWGGRLIKERNEGEIQDSSMKPADRTDGSVQAAAWGPELPSHRTVLGADSKSGEVDATSDQEESVAWALAPAVPQSPLKNELRRKYLTQVDILLQGAEYFECAGNRAGRDVRVTPLPSLASPAVPAPGYCSRISRKSPGDPAKPASSPREWDPLHPSSTDMALVPRNDSLSLQETSSSSFLSSQPFEDDDICNVTISDLYAGMLHSMSRLLSTKPSSIISTKTFIMQNWNSRRRHRYKSRMNKTYCKGARRSQRSSKENFIPCSEPVKGTGALRDCKNVLDVSCRKTGLKLEKAFLEVNRPQIHKLDPSWKERKVTPSKYSSLIYFDSSATYNLDEENRFRTLKWLISPVKIVSRPTIRQGHGENRQREIEIRFDQLHREYCLSPRNQPRRMCLPDSWAMNMYRGGPASPGGLQGLETRRLSLPSSKAKAKSLSEAFENLGKRSLEAGRCLPKSDSSSSLPKTNPTHSATRPQQTSDLHVQGNSSGIFRKSVSPSKTLSVPDKEVPGHGRNRYDEIKEEFDKLHQKYCLKSPGQMTVPLCIGVSTDKASMEVRYQTEGFLGKLNPDPHFQGFQKLPSSPLGCRKSLLGSTAIEAPSSTCVARAITRDGTRDHQFPAKRPRLSEPQGSGRQGNSLGASDGVDNTVRPGDQGSSSQPNSEERGENTSYRMEEKSDFMLEKLETKSV
- the HJURP gene encoding Holliday junction recognition protein isoform X1, yielding MAPCKLQPGVLSFPRTAQSWEPPAVPQSPLKNELRRKYLTQVDILLQGAEYFECAGNRAGRDVRVTPLPSLASPAVPAPGYCSRISRKSPGDPAKPASSPREWDPLHPSSTDMALVPRNDSLSLQETSSSSFLSSQPFEDDDICNVTISDLYAGMLHSMSRLLSTKPSSIISTKTFIMQNWNSRRRHRYKSRMNKTYCKGARRSQRSSKENFIPCSEPVKGTGALRDCKNVLDVSCRKTGLKLEKAFLEVNRPQIHKLDPSWKERKVTPSKYSSLIYFDSSATYNLDEENRFRTLKWLISPVKIVSRPTIRQGHGENRQREIEIRFDQLHREYCLSPRNQPRRMCLPDSWAMNMYRGGPASPGGLQGLETRRLSLPSSKAKAKSLSEAFENLGKRSLEAGRCLPKSDSSSSLPKTNPTHSATRPQQTSDLHVQGNSSGIFRKSVSPSKTLSVPDKEVPGHGRNRYDEIKEEFDKLHQKYCLKSPGQMTVPLCIGVSTDKASMEVRYQTEGFLGKLNPDPHFQGFQKLPSSPLGCRKSLLGSTAIEAPSSTCVARAITRDGTRDHQFPAKRPRLSEPQGSGRQGNSLGASDGVDNTVRPGDQGSSSQPNSEERGENTSYRMEEKSDFMLEKLETKSV
- the HJURP gene encoding Holliday junction recognition protein isoform c (isoform c is encoded by transcript variant 3); its protein translation is MLGTLRAMEGEDVEDDQLLQKLRASRRRFQRRMQRLIEKYNQPFEDTPVVQMATLTYETPQGLRIWGGRLIKERNEGEIQCAGNRAGRDVRVTPLPSLASPAVPAPGYCSRISRKSPGDPAKPASSPREWDPLHPSSTDMALVPRNDSLSLQETSSSSFLSSQPFEDDDICNVTISDLYAGMLHSMSRLLSTKPSSIISTKTFIMQNWNSRRRHRYKSRMNKTYCKGARRSQRSSKENFIPCSEPVKGTGALRDCKNVLDVSCRKTGLKLEKAFLEVNRPQIHKLDPSWKERKVTPSKYSSLIYFDSSATYNLDEENRFRTLKWLISPVKIVSRPTIRQGHGENRQREIEIRFDQLHREYCLSPRNQPRRMCLPDSWAMNMYRGGPASPGGLQGLETRRLSLPSSKAKAKSLSEAFENLGKRSLEAGRCLPKSDSSSSLPKTNPTHSATRPQQTSDLHVQGNSSGIFRKSVSPSKTLSVPDKEVPGHGRNRYDEIKEEFDKLHQKYCLKSPGQMTVPLCIGVSTDKASMEVRYQTEGFLGKLNPDPHFQGFQKLPSSPLGCRKSLLGSTAIEAPSSTCVARAITRDGTRDHQFPAKRPRLSEPQGSGRQGNSLGASDGVDNTVRPGDQGSSSQPNSEERGENTSYRMEEKSDFMLEKLETKSV